From Rhopalosiphum padi isolate XX-2018 chromosome 2, ASM2088224v1, whole genome shotgun sequence:
AAAACtcaacaaacaaataattataatttttttgtttttaaacaaaatatatacaatgaaaTCTAagctagttaaaaaatataatttatataaaaaaaccccAACCAAAATTTAGGAAACAGTttcctaaattattaaaaccttaaatataactaatagcatcattatttatactcatatttttacatttaataaataattttaatcaaaacatttaactttcacataataataaaatattgaacagatttttaaaattaaatatatatttattccataCAAAAATAGGcagtaaaagaaaatataattgggTAATTtgcagttataataaattggcctgtataattttaagttaaaaaaataatttttagtataatgaCTAATTGGTAgtgtaacatattaatattttaaatctataagtgTCACCAAAAACAtccttaaatactttataatatgtttaataaatatttctaaaagcattagtttatattttataattaatgtttattagtcacatagcttattatttttaaatatttaattctataatttgaaatatttttctaactttctaattattatgtctattcaaatatttatatttaaaattatgactaaatattattgacactttaataatactcatttataatttaaaaatactgttagatgtctaataatattattatctgttaatataaaaacttgagttgttaaatattgtcaaattgttcatttttataaaacattttcaatatttaaacagtattatacaattatttaacataaactatgtaaaacaaatttgtatataacaatatttaataaaacttagtTTTCCAAATGATAAtagcaaaacaataatttaaagaaaataatatgaaatctcaaattaatgaaaatatagtaaaaaaaagtttagtataattattgacTATAGTCAGTAATAGAATAATAAGTCCAATAGTCATTCTATaatcaatagtataatatacatattcacAATTGTATCAGTCAatactataagtataaatttaataaattaaaaataaactgctTCAATGTATACTCAGAatcacatataaaattaaatttgtttagttgagtggttaaataaattgtaacttaaaattattttaaaagtttatataatttgttttaataattacttttaatttattaggaCTTTGACGCTTTTCCCAAACACTCTGAATATAACTTTTCACTATTTCAGAAATTTTTTGTGGTTCTTGATTTGGTACCAATCGGATAGAAAATTTTCCAATTACTTTACGAGGAATAACAGTTTTAAATCCTGGACCTGAGAATGCTCCTTCAATTCCATGAATTGATAAACTTGGATACCTCCAATTACTCATCAATAATTGTtcctacaataatatttattaaatctatcacataaattatttagaaaataacacAAACTTTTGTTTCTTTCAGTGGCTTAGTCGCACCAATCTCATTAATGTAAGTATCAACATCAAAttctattttatcatataattctttttctttttcatttaatGGTTCAACATCTTCATTAATATtaggaattaaaatatttcctttTATATCAACTAATTGGTTGAGAACATAAATTAAATCCGACATAGCTtcatatctaaaattaaaatgattaacaattttattaatacatcaaatagttaaatagttaatatgatagtaaatagttattaatatactaaCACAGTTCCACCATACATGCCACTATGTAAATCTTTACTTGAACCTTCAATTTCTATACCAAAACAACACATACCACGAAGTCCATAAGTTATACAAGGTTTTTCTGTACCCAACCAATAACTATCAGATATACAAACATAGTCTacatcattaaaaaatgtatttttcttctTAATAAGTAACTCGTCTAAACCTATACTACCAGATTCTTCCATTCCTTCAAAAACAAACTAAAAGCAAACAAATTGTTTAttctattgtaaattatatatgttgttaatattattattctaacctTAAGATTAACAGGCAAGTCAGTCCCAGTATTTTGGAATGCTTCAATAGCATGAAGCCATCCAAGAACTGGACCTTTATCATCGGTAGAACCTCTTccatacaatttattgtttctTTCAGTTAAGATAAATGGTTCACTATCCCATCCATCAGATATATCGGCTGGTTGCACATCTAAATGGCCATATAAACAAATAGTGTTCTTTTTGGGATCATTACCTAATGAGCCAAGTAAGACGGGAGGTAGAGGTACAGTTTTGCCACTTAATtcctaaaaatgaattatttaaaatgtattaaggaaaaaaaatttaaattaagcctattaaaaactaattaactaatttacCTGTACACCTATGTCACAAAGTTCAGTAGTCACTCCTAGCGCTTGCAATTTTATGTCAGCCCATTTCATCATCTTAACAACTTCATTTCTTAAATCTGGATCTGCAGATACAGATTTAATTGAAACTACTTGTGATAATGTTTccacaaattttttttcattttcgtcAACATAACtgcaataatgattaaaattatttataattaataattaaaaatatatttacgaggAATACATATTCGGAAATTTCCCATgtcttatactttatatttacctgaatatttttactaattgagTTGGAAGAGCATTTTGTTGTTTCTTACTTTTCggcatttttatgattttatttattgttttttagtaaaaaaaataaatttcaataaaaagaaACACTGAGTGTTCGCGAGCCAGAAAAATGTGAACCACGGACGATCACACCTCAAACCAGTAACCACAATGACATAAGTGGTGAACTACTGAACtagttcaacaataataatcaccAGGTTGAACGCAAAGATTAAGTACGTTGTTGGTTGCCGTTATAGTTTGTGTACAaaaatacatgtacatatatatatattatataagatataactttACTGTTATAATGTTGTACAGCTGTGTAATGTATACGATGGTAATAATTGAACTATGAGCACGACGACTGTAGACCGTAGAGTGAGGAGTGAGGACGTGGAATCAAATGttttgtgtaaaatgtaaacGTCGGTAACGCTGTTTCCGTAATAccgagtaatatttttttaatatttttattctctatTCATTGGATCTGTTATCAGTCCATCAATCATCGGATTCAACCGAATTTCCGacactgaaaaataatattgtgaatttcaataatttcatgttatcgcatattattattacgaaacaCGTATCACAGAATAACGTTTTTCGGTGTAAACATTACCAGATGATCcggctaataaaataaataatataggtaggtagttgaTAGTGggttgattattaaatattcagtaAAAATTGAAAGTGTTTtacaatgataattgataagtgAATAAGTGATTACGCATATTAGGGAAATAAGAATAggataatagtaaaaattatgaaGCCTTGGCCCGGTTGGCCCTTAGAGTCCTTGAAGTAGTTGAAGTTGATAGACGATAAACAATtttggtaattactaattattaattaataactaataagctctTAAACTCTAGTCTCCCCAACGCTCACATCTCAAGTCCTCGACGTTTATCGCTTATTGTAAAATACCGATAAAGACTTGAAAGTTTCTAGTAGAAACCAATGATTAATATAGACACTATATTCTATACTTCTAACTATGAGTTCGtgatagaaattaatttataaattaatactaatcaATACAGACTTAGATACCCAGacgtattattgatataatattgtattataatagacgCTGAATAAATTTAGTTGGCTTTCTTTGAAGTTCTTTAATATGAATCATGATAGAAATAGAAACAGGgagttagtatattatattctacagcTCTACGCTATTATCTACCGCCCTACCGACCATTTACAAGTTACAACGT
This genomic window contains:
- the LOC132919150 gene encoding cytosolic non-specific dipeptidase-like gives rise to the protein MPKSKKQQNALPTQLVKIFSYVDENEKKFVETLSQVVSIKSVSADPDLRNEVVKMMKWADIKLQALGVTTELCDIGVQELSGKTVPLPPVLLGSLGNDPKKNTICLYGHLDVQPADISDGWDSEPFILTERNNKLYGRGSTDDKGPVLGWLHAIEAFQNTGTDLPVNLKFVFEGMEESGSIGLDELLIKKKNTFFNDVDYVCISDSYWLGTEKPCITYGLRGMCCFGIEIEGSSKDLHSGMYGGTVYEAMSDLIYVLNQLVDIKGNILIPNINEDVEPLNEKEKELYDKIEFDVDTYINEIGATKPLKETKEQLLMSNWRYPSLSIHGIEGAFSGPGFKTVIPRKVIGKFSIRLVPNQEPQKISEIVKSYIQSVWEKRQSPNKLKIVTEGDGGNPWMTDPFNPHYLAAHKATQCVYNIEPDYTRGGGSIPVTLTLQEVTGKNVLLLPMGSGDDGAHSQNEKIELRNYIEGTKLMAAYLYEVSKINDANQ